In one window of Lasioglossum baleicum unplaced genomic scaffold, iyLasBale1 scaffold2323, whole genome shotgun sequence DNA:
- the LOC143221375 gene encoding sensory neuron membrane protein 1-like: KNGTILPERIRVMRGIKNYKDVGRVTEINGKTQLDIWSEDYCNEFNGTDSTIFAPLLTQEDDIVSFSPDICRSLGARFDHKSKIKGIDTYHYTADLGDMSANPMEKCFCPTPETCLTKNLMDLTKCIGAPLIASLPHFLGSEEKYREMVHGLHPDEEEHGINMDFEPMTATPLKAHKRLQFNIALHKVDKFKLMKNFPECLFPVFWVEEGILLSDEFVKKLKTVFKTISIVGFLKWLTIISGTCISGAAAAIFFKNKDKGSLDVTKVTPQMQNGKNEEQKKWPNQMNISTIQSAAVPPNLDAN, translated from the exons aaaaatggcACAATTCTTCCTGAACGTATACGAGTTATGCGCGGAATAAAAAATTACAAGGATGTGGGACGAGTGAccgaaattaatggaaaaacacaattggatatttggtCGGAAGATTATTGCAACGAGTTCAATGGCACAGACTCGACAATCTTCGCGCCATTGCTCACGCAAGAGGATGATATCGTTTCGTTTTCTCCAGACATTTGTAGAAGCCTGGGCGCCCGTTTTGATCACAAGAGCAAAATCAAAG GCATCGATACGTACCATTACACAGCTGATTTAGGAGATATGAGTGCAAATCCCATGGAAAAGTGTTTTTGCCCAACCCCAGAAACCTGTTTAACGAAGAACCTGATGGATCTGACTAAGTGCATAGGTGCTCCACTTATTGCTTCTTTACCACACTTTCTTGGATCGGAAGAAAAATATCGAGAAATGGTTCACGGGCTTCATCCAGACGAG GAAGAACATGGCATTAACATGGACTTTGAACCAATGACAGCCACTCCTTTAAAAGCGCACAAAAGGCTACAATTTAATATAGCCCTTCACAAGGTCGACAAATTCAAGTTAATGAAAAACTTCCCAGAGTGTTTGTTTCCAGTATTCTGGGTCGAGGAGGGAATACTGCTCAGTGACGAGTttgtgaaaaaattgaaaaccgtgTTCAAAACAATAAGCATAGTCGG ATTTCTGAAGTGGCTGACAATAATTAGTGGGACTTGCATTAGTGGAGCAGCTGCCGCGATATTCTtcaaaaataaagacaaaggtTCACTCGATGTCACAAAAGTAACACCGCAGATGCAGAACGGAAAAAATGAAGAACAAAAAAAGTGGCCGAATCAAATGAATATCAGTACGATACAGAGTGCAGCTGTACCGCCTAATCTAGATGCGAATTAA